The nucleotide window CCATGAACCGCTCGGCCATCGCGTCCGAGACCGGGAACACCGTGCTGGATCCCTTGATGACGACCTCGCCGGAAAGTCCGTCTTCCTCGCTTGCTTCGTTCTCGGTACACCCTGCGACCGCAAGCGCACCTGCTGCACCGGTCGTCGCGATAAATTTCCGTCGTGATAACGCGTCGATCGACCGTCCGAACTGGTTGTCTGCCATCAACAGAAGGGTGCCACAGATTATAGAAAAACGATGCTATGACTAATATATATCCGTACGTAGCTATATATCTCGATATGGGTCTTCGTCGGATTCATAGCTATGTACTCGATATACGGCCTTGTGAGCGGGAAAAAGGCCCTTTCAGAACCCGTCCTACATTGGATCCAATATATAGTTTGGTGTAGAAACCGAACAGATGCGAGTCCGATGGCACCACCACAGAGTCCGTATCAGTAGATCAGTTCGTCGTCATGGTCGACCATGTAGCGCGTCCGCGCCGCGATGTTGACCGCGTGATCGCCAACGCGCTCGATATCGCGAATCGTCAGCAACATCCGCGAGACGTCCTCGAGGAGCGCGTCGGTGTTCTCTGTGAACTCGGTGCCCGTCTCGATCTCGAGGAGGTCACGGACGACGAGCTCACTTGCCCCTTCACACAGCGTGTCGATATTGTCGTCTGCCGCCGCAATTTCGTGTGTCGACGTCGCGTCACCGCGTTCGTAGGCAGCCATCGCGTCTTCGATCATCTCGACCGTTCGGTCGCCGATGTATGCGATGTCGATGTCCGAATAGCGGCGGTATTCGGTCTGACGTGTGTATTCGCCCAGATTGACCGCGAGATCCCCGATTCGCTCCAAATCCGTGAGGATCTTGAACGAGGACGCGACGAACCGCAAGTCTCCCGCGACGGGCTGTTGGAGCGCGAACAGCTCGACGCAGGCCTGTTCCAACTCGAGGTAGCGGTCGTTGATCTCCTCGTCGCCCGTGATGACGTCCGCCGCGAGGGCGTCGTCGTTCGTTTCGAACGCCTCGAGAGCCTGTCGAAGCCGCCGACAGACGAGCGTGCCCATCTCGTAGACGTCGGATCGCAGTTGCTCGAGTTGGTGTTGAAATTCGGTTCGCGACATGGGAGTTACCCGAACTTGCCGGTGATGTAGTCTTCGACGCGGTCGTGTTCGGGGTTCTCGAAGATCTTGTTCGTGTCGTCGAACTCGACGAGTTCGCCGCCAGTCAGGAAGACGGCTGTCTTGTCGGAGATTCGGGCGGCCTGTTGCATGTTGTGGGTGACGATGACGACCGTATACTCCTTCGAGAGATCCTCGATCAGGTCCTCGATCTTCGAGGTTGCGACCGGGTCGAGCGCCGACGCTGGTTCGTCCATCAGGATCACTTCTGGGTCGGGCGCGATCGCGCGAGCGATGCAGAGTCGCTGCTGTTGTCCGCCCGAGAGGTCAAGTCCGCTCGAGTCGAGTTGGTCTTCGACTTCCTCGAGCAACGCCGCACGCTCGAGTGCCGTGCGAACCTTCTCGTCGACGTCGCCGTCGTCTTTCCCCTGCACGCGGAGGCCGTAGGCGACGTTGTCCCGGATCGACTTCGGGAACGGGTTCGGTTTCTGAAAGACCATGCCAATCTTCCGGCGCAGGGCGACCGGATCGACGTCGTCGTCGTAGACGTTTTTACCCTGGAAGTAGAGGTCGCCGTCGACGCGTGCGACGTCGATAAGGTCGTTCATGCGGTTGATCGACCGCAGGAACGTCGATTTCCCACAGCCAGAGGGCCCGATGAGTGCCGTCACTTGGCCCTCGGGAATCTTCATATCGATACTCCGGAGCGCCTGATCGTCGCCGTAGTACACGTCGAGATCCCGGGACTCGAGCGCGACCGATTCCGAGTGTGATCGGTCGTCCGACTCCGAGACCATCCGCCCATCCGTCTGGGCTCCCGCGTCCGATGAGTCGCTAGAACTGGATTGAGGCGGCTCGTGCTGTGCGTCGGTTCCCATCGAGTCCTGGTAGTATTGCATCAACTAAATACTCCACTATGTCTGCTATATAGGCCTATGTTTGTATATTGTTGTTGGTGTATAGTTATGTGTCGATATGTGCAGTAAACCATGCTCTATAGGCAATTAGAGGAGAAATACGCGGACATAGGGCACTCTATATATGTTCGGGTAGATTTATGACCTCCCCATAGAAAGCGAGCCATATGGAGACACGCAAGGTCCAGGTGACAGGTGGATCGACGTATACAGTGTCGCTTCCGAAGACGTGGGCACTCGACAACGACGTCAGCAGTGGCACGACCGTCGAAATATACTCCGAAGACGACATGTTGTTCGTCACACCACAGCAAGACACGACCCACCAGAAAGGTCACCTCGATGTCTCCACACTCGAGGGCGAGCAGTTGACGCGTGCCGTTTTGACGATGTACGTCAGCGGATTCGACATCATCGAGCTCGAGTCCAGTGAGATCTCGACGGCACAGCGACGGTCGATTCGCAGTGCGATTCAAGGGCTGATCGGCGTCGAAGTCGTCGAGGAAGGAACCGATAGCGTCGTCATCCAGGACTTGCTCGACTCTTCGGAGCTGTCGATCGTCAACGCCGTGACCCGAATGCGGCTGATTGCGACCTCGATGCTCGAGGACGCCGTCCGTGCGCTCGTTGAGAACGACAACGAGATCGCCGCCGACGTGATCGACCGCGACGACGACGTCGACCGGCTCTGGCTGGTCGTCTCGCGGATCTTCCGTGCGACACTGCGATCCCCCCGTGCCGCGGAAGCCCTCGGTGTCTCCCGCGAGGACTGTTTCGACTACCACTCGAGCGCCCGCCAACTCGAGCGCGTCGCCGACCACGCCGTCAAGATCAGCCAACTCGCGCGCAAACTCGGCGACGTCCCCGAAGGCGTCGCCGACGCACTGCTCGAACTCAACGCCGACGCGTCTGCAATCCTCGAAAAATCGCTCGATGCGCTGTTCGCCGACGACAGTGACGAGGCGGCACAGCTTGGGCACGACGCCCTCGAGTCCGTCCTCGATATCGACGAACACACCCGGACCATCGACGACATGCTCCGCGAACTCGACTCCGTACAGGCCCAATCGCTCGGTCTGATCCTCGATTCGCTCTCCCGAAGCGCCGACTACGGCGGCAACATCGCCGAGACGGCACTGCAGAAGGCCGCACCACGACCTTGACCCCCTCCCACAACTTCAGTCCTGTCTCTTACCCACAAATGGAGCCGCTGTAGTGAGAAAACGGATCGGTGAATACAACCACAACTCCCGGTATTCACGGGCCTGATCAGCCTTAAGGATCGACTTCGACGATATCGAATATCCGCATTCGTCCACCCTCTCCGCTGAGATTGCCACCCGAATCGATCCTCACCTCGAGTTTCCGGTCGCAAATCGAAGTTGTGAGCGTCTAAAACGCTTGTTTGGAACACCGCGAACATGTGGGTAAGAGACAGGACTAAAGTCGTGGGCTCTCTCCTGCTTTCTCTGTAGTCCCGCCCACCGTCGAGTGGTGCTCCGACAAGAGATTTTTGACCGTTCGCCCCCTTTCGACGCCCGTGAGTGAGTTCGCGTTCGAACTCGAGTTATGTGCCCACCTCGAGGCTCACCGTGAGGGGCTCGTCGCCCGCCAACTCGGAGCGAGCGTCGCCGAGCCCGGCGGGCGGATTCTCGACACCGTCTGTCTCGAGCCCGGGCCCAACTTCGCAGATCGCCTCGAACTAACGAGTGCGTCGATTCCCGACGCCGCGATCGAATCCAACGTCGGCACTGGCCGGGCACGCTACTGGAAAGACGCTTTCGACTGTCACCCGGATCACGCCCGTCGAGCCACCGACCGGGCCTGCGAGATCGGCTTTTTCGAACGCGACCGACGAAAGGGCCGCGAGTACGTCCGGCAGGTCGCGCGCTATCCGGACTGGTACGATCGCCTCGTCGGCATCGAGAACAAACCCGACCTCGGGCGACCCGGCGACCTCGAGGCCCAGCTACGAACTGACGTCAGCCTCGCGCTGGTCGACGAGATCGTCCTCGCGACCGAGAGCTACGTCACGCGGGCGCACCTCCACCGCATTCCCGACGAAGTCGGCGTCTGGCGCGTGCATCGCGACGCCACGGCGGACGACGACCTCGAGATCGATATCGTTCGTGAGCCGACGCCGCTGCCCGTCGACGAGTCGGGTATCGAACCCCTCGAGTACCAGCCGGGACGGACCGATATCGCCGTCGTCTCCCCCGAGGCGAAAGCCCAGCGACGGCGACGGATCGCCGAACGTGCCTACGGCAAGGGGTGGCGAACCTACGGGTTCCCCGACTGTGGGGCTTGTCGGGCCGCCGACTCGATCGGCTCGACACTACCCTACTGCGAGCGATACGACCGCGTCGTCGACGCCAGCACGGAATGTGGGCCGTCGTGTCCGGGCTACGAGCCCGGGGAAGTCCTGAAAGTCGATCTCGAGGACGAACGTGACCGACGAACACCGTGGGTGGCCGATCCGGCAGGCAAACGCCGCCAGCAGTCGGGATTGGATCAGTTCGGCTGAGTTCCAGTGGAAAGTGGTCTTATGTCCTTAAGTAAACAACCTCGGGCGCGGTGGCCCGAGGCTTTTTTAGAACTATGCTTGAAACGGCTCTGGTGAATCACTAGACTGCGGCGACTTACCATGAAGAATCGCGTCACTCGAGGCGTCACGCTGGAACGATCGTGACTGCATCCTCGAGAATCCGGCGGTAACGAACCAAGTGACCGATCTCAGGAAGGCAGTGAGACACTACATCCCGACGCTGTATGGCGATTCACCAAAGCCCTTGAAACTGAATAGGGCAGTTCGAGCGTGTCATACAATGGTTCTCAACAGCCATTATCCGCTGTCTCTCTCTTGAACAAAACCTACGACTGGCGAGATTTACAGAATACACATGAATGCGAGCTGTATAATCGCTAGGTAGAGGTGGTGAGACGTATTCTATAATAAAAGCAGGCAGAGTACCCCGGGCCACCGTGCCCGGGGGTGAATGCCGTCGACTTAATGAGCAACCCACGTCGCGCTGGTGCGTGGTTTTAACTTGAATTGGTCTGATGAGTTAGATGTAACGATGGATGAGCTTGTTGAGACGCTACGTTTCCGCCTCCACATAGAGAGTGGGGAGCGCTGGCGTCTCAAACAGGCTCGGTTCGACGCTCGGCCCATCGCTAATCACACCTGGGCAATGCGTGAACTCGGATACAGTAAGACCGAGATTGCAAAGCAAGTCATGCCGACCGAGAATGACTTCGTGAAAAATAACGCACAAGCCGTTGTGTGGAAAGCTTGTGACGCTTACGACGCGTACGAAAGTGCGTTGAAGAAGTGGCGTAACAGCGACAACCGCGACGAGTTACCGAAGCCACAGCCGCCGTCGACTGATTCATGGGGAGCGTTCCCGCTCGTTATGAACCACGGCGAAGGATACGAACTGCAAGTTCGTGACGACAACCGTGTTGGCTATCGCATCAGTGCCCAGCCATACAAGGAGAAGGTACGTGGGTTTCTTCGCGGGGCAAAACAGGATCTTGATCGCGTCAAGCATGCGCTAGATTCCGCGAGTGATTTAGAGGTGGGTCGGGCTGAGGTTGTGTATCGAGAGGGCGTGTACTACCTACACGTCCCGATACGACACCCCATCACAATTGACGCTGCGGAAGACGCAGAGTCAGTCATCGCCATCGACATCAACGAACGCAACATCACCACCACCGTTCTCGACCGAGAGTCGCGTGAAACGCTCGCGCAACTCGCCATCGATTACGGCCAAGTAAAGCAAAAGCGCCAGCGATACTACGACATCAAACGTCGCTGCCAGGAACACGGCAAACACAGCGAGGTTCACCGAATCGGGAACCATGTGGTGAACTTTACTGAGTGGACGCTACACCGACTCAGCAAAGTCATCGAACACTACGTACAATGGTTCCCGAACCCGGTTGTGGTGTTTGAGTCGCTCGATGGCATTCGCAACGACATCGACTACGGTAGCTATATGAACCGCCGATTGCACAAGCTGCCGTTCCAGGAGTTTGAACGGCAAGTCACGTACAAAGTCCACCGTCACGGCGCTCCGGTCGAGCATGTCGATTCCGAGTATAACTCACAGCGTTGCTCGATGTGTGGCGAGAAAGGCTCTCGGAACGGTGGACGGTTCACGTGCAAAAACGATACGTGTGCTCTCAAGCAAGATCACTCGGATCGAAACGCGTCGGTGAATGCTGCGGTACGATGGATTGCGAAAACAGAGACTGGCGATGACAGTCACAGCAGCGCGGATAACTACCGACCTCGCAAAACCCCGCCTCAAGTGCGGGTGCGCCGGGTCGGGTCGGGACGCCACACCACCACCTCTTGTGGTGGCGTGGACGTAAACCGTCCAACCTCATCCCACGAGATCGCCTCACAGGGAGTGCTTCACAGCTAAACTTGAGGGAACTACAAAAGCCGCGGGCCACCGCGCCCGCGGTCGTTTACGACATGCTGCAGTTCGGTAACTACAGCTGCTTATTGACCGCTGGGATTCCTACCAATCAGCGTATCTGTTCGAAGAGTTATAATGAATACAAAGCGCATAGTCAGCATTCCAGAGTACCGATCAGAGGTGATTTCCAGTGGTCAGTATAGGGGGACTCACTTATGAGTGCAGGCAACGTATCGTATATTATGCCTGAAGAAGTCCTGTTCAAATCGGAAAGCAATCAGAGTCGAGAAGAGATCGCATCGTACCTTCGGAAAGTCGCGGATAATCTCGACAGCGGAAACGCTATCAGCCTGAAAGCAGGCTCCGAGTCTGTAACGCTGAATCCCCCTGCCCGACCAACCTTCGAGGTCAAAGCTGAACGCGAAGGCCCGGCTGGCAATATGACTGAACGAAGTATCGAGTTCGAACTCGAATGGGACGAGAACGACGGTGAGGAGGGTAGCGGAAGTGGTCAGTTAGAAATCGAGTAGTCACTCCGCAGATCTCTTGACCGGCTTATTCATCGTAGGGTTCCCGAAACAAACAGAACCAGTTTGCTGGATCCATCCTCTATATTCAGCAGGTGGCTTTTGACATAGTTCGGACAGATCGATAGCCGCTTCGGTAACTGCTTGCCCTGTACTTACCGCGAGTTTCACGCCTCTTTCGAAATTACGAAACGGTGGTATCGACTACTGCTACGCTACGCCGTTCCAACGAACTCCGCCACGGACGAGACGAGGATACGAGCGACGTCGACGACCTCGTCGGTGTAGACGAACTCACCAGTTCCGTGGATGTTCTCGCCGTCGGGGCCGATAATCACTGTCGGGAGGTCGGCCCGGTGGCCGAGGTAGTTGAAGTCGCCGATACTCGAGAAGTAGCCGATCGCGGGGCTCGTGCCGGTGACCGACTCGGTACCGGCCTCGAGCGAGCGAACGAGCGGGTGGTCCTCGTCGGTGAGATACGGGCCGCAGTAGACGTCCGACGCGGGTGCGTCGCGGAAGCCGATCTCGACCTCGGAGTCGAGTTCGAGGTCGTCGACGACGGTTCTTGCATCCTCGAGGACGTCCTCTGGTCCTTCACCGAGGACGACGTGCCGGTCGACGAGCAGCCGGCACTCGTCGGGGACCGAGAGCGTCTCACTGCCGCCCTCGATCAACAGCGGACAGACCGAGCCCGCGCCGAGTTTCGGGTGGGAGCCGACGTCCATCTCCGATAGCGCGGTGGCCACCTTCCCGGCGTCGACGACGGCGTTCGTCCCCGTCTCTGGCTTCGAGCCGTGTGCAGCGCGGCCGTGGACGGTGATCTCGTAGAGAAATCGGCCGCGAGCACCGAGCAGGAGTGCAGGGTTCTCGAGGTTCGACTGAGCGAGGATGGGGCCGGGTTCGGTGACGATCGCGGCGTCGCAGTCGTCGGTGAGCCCGTCCCGAAGGAGTTGGTTCGTCCCGAGGCCGTAGGGGCCTTCCTCGTCGACGACCGCAGTGAAGAGCACGTCGCCGCGCAGATCGACGTCGGCCTCGGCGAGCGCCCGGAACGCGACCATCGCAGCCGCGAGCCCGCCTTTCATATCACAAGCCCCTTGGCCGTAGCACTTCCCGTTCTCGAGTCGTCCCGAGAGCGGGTCTTCGTCCCAGCCGTCAACCAACTGGACCGTGTCGACGTGGGCGTTCAGCAAGAGCGTCGGGGCGTCGGGATCGCTGCCCTCGAGGCGGGCGATGACGTTGTTGCCCTCGTAGCCGGTGAGCTCCGGCTCCGAGACCGGGTGGTACTCGGGATCGAGGCCGTTGTCCGCGAGCCACTCGTAGACGAAGTCGACGATTTCGTCCTCCTCGAAGTAGGGACTCTCGATTCGGACCAGCTCTTGGAGCAGGTCGATCGTCTCCGTCGGGTCGATCGCGTCGTCGATAGCTGTCATCGTTCTCAGTCGTCGGCCGGCTCGTGGCCGTCAGGGGTGGTCGAATCGTCGGTCGACTCGAGGTCGCCGCGGATGTTCGGGTCGTACTCGTCGGTGGGCACGCCCGGCAGCGTATCGAGGATCGCGTCGACGTCGGTGCCGGACTGCTGGCCGAGATACCAGTAGACGCCGAAGACGGCGAGGCCGATGGCGAGCCACGGTACGAAGATCGAAAGCGAGCCCTGGTAGGCCTGCGAGAGCAAGACGAGACACCCGCCGAGGCCGATCACGCCCGGCACGAAGAGCAACGCACCCGGGTCGAACGCGGCTTTCGACCGCAGCGTCGGCTTCGCGACGAAGACGTACATCGCGGTCAGCGACGCCGCACCGTAGGCGATCAGATAACTAAACGTCGAGATCGCGATTACCTGATCGAGACCGCTGGTCCAGAAGGTGAGGCCGATCGAGACGGCAAAGAGGGTGAACAGCGACCAGTGGGGCGTCTGCCAGCGCTCGTTGACTTCGGAAAACCGCGCCGGGAACACCTCGTCCCACCCCCAGCAGTAGGGGAGTTTGATGCCCGCGGCCATCACGGCGTGGACGCTCGAGGCGGTCGCGAGCAGGCCACCGAACGCGACGACGGCAGTCGCGTTCAACGGCAGAAACGTCTCGGCAGCGGTCGCCAGCGGCCGGTCCGAGTTCGCGAGGACCGTGTAGTCGCCGACGACGCCGTAGATGACGGCGGCGGTCCACATGTAGAGTGTGACGAGGATCAACGTCCCGCCGATCATCGCCAGCGGTAGGTTCCGCGAGGGGTTTTTGACCTCCGCACCGATCTCGCCCGCGACGGCGATCCCGATGTAGGCGTAAAACAGCGGCACTGCGGCGGCGAGTGCACCGTCGAATCCACCCGTGAAGAACGGGGTGTAGTTCGCGGGCTCGATGGTGAACGAGCCCGGTACCACGAGCACCAGGATCGAGACGACCAGTAGGATGAAGATCGCGTTCTGCGAGACGCTGTACCGGCGGATACCGAGCATGTTCACCAGAAACAGCAGCGCGATCAACCCCGCACCGGCGAGTCGCGGATCGATGCCGGCGTAAAACACTTGCAGGTAGCTGCCGAATCCGATAGCCAACACGGCGACGGCGGCCATATACCCCAGCCAGAGCGACCACGTCGCGACGAAACCGCCCAACCGGTTCCGAAACGCTCGAGAGACGTAGGAGTACGTCGAGCCCGCGGCGGGGAAGATCGTCGCGAGCCAGCTGTAGTTGACGGCGATCGACATCGCGATGAGTCCCGAGAGGGCGATGATGAGGATCACGCTGGGACCGGTGGTCGAACTTGCGGTCCCAAGCGTGACGAACAGTCCGGCACCGAGCGTCCCGGCGACCACGGTCGCGATCGCCGCGAACGGACCGACGTCCCGCGAGAGACTCCGATCGGATTTCGAGTTACCTGTTGACATATATCTCCTATCAATGCCCACCTAGGTTATGTCCCCTCCCTAGATACGCAGGGGGTGGCGGCCAGTCATACGGTCTGCTGTACCGATGTCCCGGTGGGCCCGCGACCGTCCTGCGGGCCCACCGGGAACGACGGACAGGAGTCCGTATCAATCACTCCGGCGGATCGAGAAGCTTCGCCTCGGCCTTCCGGAGGTGCTCGAGAAACGTCGACTCGGCGATGTCGAGTTCCGCGGCGAGGTCGGCGGCCGAGACCTCCCGCGGCCAGCGGTAGTAGTGTCGGCTTCGGGCGAGTTCGAACACTTCCCGCTGGCGTTCCGAGAGGCGATCGGTCCGGAACATTCCGCTCACGACGTCGTTGCGAAGCGCCGTCATCAGTTCCACCGTAATCGACGCCGACTGTTCGTCGCGGATCTCGTCCAGTTTTTGCCGAACGGTGTCCCGGTCCTCGTGGGTCACGACCGTCCAGTACTCGCGGCCGTCAGTGATGCGGACGGGCTCGTCGGGGATGAACCCGCGGGAGACGAGCGCGTCGTTGATGCTGTTCGCGAGATCGTACTGGACGATGAGTCCGGTCGTCGCGTTCTCCGTCCGGGGTGTCGCCGCTACCGTCGCTCGATGCTGGTCGACCGACCAGACCGAATCGATCAGCGACGACGCCTCGATTGCGTCCACGAGCGTCTCGAGCTCCGCCGTCGACCGCGCGTAGGCGGTAAACCGACCGGTCGCCATGCCGTCAATCTGGTGGACGCCGTGGCCGAGCAGTCCGCCGGCCGCGTTCGCGGTAACCTCGAGCGTCCAGCAGTCGGGGTGCCAGATGTTGAGTTGTAACCGCGAGCCGACGTCGATCCGGTCGGTGGTGTTCGAGTTCGGCAAGACGTTCCTGCTCTATGCATGGGGGTCGAATAAACCTGTTCGTCGCCGAGAACTGTCTATTCGGACGTGTCAGCCCCGAGATCAGAGATCGTACTGCTCGCCGTCGACCGCCAGCGGCTCTTCGAACGCCTCGTCGGCCGGATAGTAGTGGGCGAGATGGACCAATCGCGTCCGCTCGGCGTTCAGGTCGTCGGCTAACTCGAGGGCGCCCTCTCGCGTCATGTGTTTCGTCCCGAACGTTCGGGGGACGCCGGCCTCGTTCTCGTGGCGACCGCCCAGCGGATGGTACTCACAGAGATGCGCGGGGACGATCGCATCCGCGAGCAACAGATCGGGATCGGCGAGCACCGCGCGGGAGGGGTCTGAGATGTCGTAGCTCGTGTCGCCGGAGAGCGACAGCTTCGCACCTGTCTTGGGATCTTCGACCGCGACGCCGTAACACACGAGCGGCGGGTGGTCGACCGGCACCAGCGTTACGTCGAACCCACAGATTCGCACCGGCTCGAGCGGCGTCGTCGGATGGACCTCGAGCATATCGAGGTAGTGATAGTCGTTGCTGACGGTTTCGGCGACGCTGTTGCCCGTCTTGGGGTCGGTTTCGTCGGCCGCGTAGACGGACAGCGAGTCGAACACCCGAAAGACGTTGCCCAACCCGTCGAGGTGGTCGAAGTGAATGTGGGTGACGACGGCGGCGTCGGGGAGGGCTACGTCGTCGCGCAGAAACTGCGCGCGAAAGTCCGGGCTGAAGTCGATCAGCAGCGACTCGCCGGTGCGGTCGTTCTCGACGTGGACCGAAAACCGGGTTCGAGAAACGCCGCGCTCGCGGGCCATCTCGCAGGTGTCACAGTCACAGCCGACGGTCGGCGTCCCGGTCGTATCGCCCGTCCCGAGCAGCGTTACGCGCACAGCTCGCGATCACCTCTGCACTCGCCGGACGGTGCGATCGAATCGACGGCGTCCTCGTCTCGCGATTCATCGCTCATAAGTCTCGATTGGCAGGCAGGGCATATGGATGTTCCCCGCGGCGGCGCGGCCGATTAGCGCACGTCGAAATCGCCGTCGTACTCGTGGGCTCGCAACAGGTCCGGCTCGACGTCGCGCAAGACCGCCTCGTGGGTCGCCTCGAGCACGACGGGTGGGGCACAGTCCGCCTCCACCGCCTCGAGCCACCGGCCGAGACAGAGACACCACCGATCACCGGGCTCGAGACCCGGAAATTCGAACTCGGGCTTCGGGGTAATGAGGTCGTTGCCGTTGGCCTTACCGAACTCGAGAAACGGCT belongs to Natronorubrum aibiense and includes:
- a CDS encoding helix-turn-helix domain-containing protein; this encodes MPNSNTTDRIDVGSRLQLNIWHPDCWTLEVTANAAGGLLGHGVHQIDGMATGRFTAYARSTAELETLVDAIEASSLIDSVWSVDQHRATVAATPRTENATTGLIVQYDLANSINDALVSRGFIPDEPVRITDGREYWTVVTHEDRDTVRQKLDEIRDEQSASITVELMTALRNDVVSGMFRTDRLSERQREVFELARSRHYYRWPREVSAADLAAELDIAESTFLEHLRKAEAKLLDPPE
- a CDS encoding APC family permease, with the translated sequence MSTGNSKSDRSLSRDVGPFAAIATVVAGTLGAGLFVTLGTASSTTGPSVILIIALSGLIAMSIAVNYSWLATIFPAAGSTYSYVSRAFRNRLGGFVATWSLWLGYMAAVAVLAIGFGSYLQVFYAGIDPRLAGAGLIALLFLVNMLGIRRYSVSQNAIFILLVVSILVLVVPGSFTIEPANYTPFFTGGFDGALAAAVPLFYAYIGIAVAGEIGAEVKNPSRNLPLAMIGGTLILVTLYMWTAAVIYGVVGDYTVLANSDRPLATAAETFLPLNATAVVAFGGLLATASSVHAVMAAGIKLPYCWGWDEVFPARFSEVNERWQTPHWSLFTLFAVSIGLTFWTSGLDQVIAISTFSYLIAYGAASLTAMYVFVAKPTLRSKAAFDPGALLFVPGVIGLGGCLVLLSQAYQGSLSIFVPWLAIGLAVFGVYWYLGQQSGTDVDAILDTLPGVPTDEYDPNIRGDLESTDDSTTPDGHEPADD
- a CDS encoding DUF2237 family protein; translated protein: MPTDRNVYGTELEPCSTDPTTGFLRDGCCRRVEGDRGRHELCAVMTEPFLEFGKANGNDLITPKPEFEFPGLEPGDRWCLCLGRWLEAVEADCAPPVVLEATHEAVLRDVEPDLLRAHEYDGDFDVR
- a CDS encoding RNA-guided endonuclease TnpB family protein, whose translation is MDELVETLRFRLHIESGERWRLKQARFDARPIANHTWAMRELGYSKTEIAKQVMPTENDFVKNNAQAVVWKACDAYDAYESALKKWRNSDNRDELPKPQPPSTDSWGAFPLVMNHGEGYELQVRDDNRVGYRISAQPYKEKVRGFLRGAKQDLDRVKHALDSASDLEVGRAEVVYREGVYYLHVPIRHPITIDAAEDAESVIAIDINERNITTTVLDRESRETLAQLAIDYGQVKQKRQRYYDIKRRCQEHGKHSEVHRIGNHVVNFTEWTLHRLSKVIEHYVQWFPNPVVVFESLDGIRNDIDYGSYMNRRLHKLPFQEFERQVTYKVHRHGAPVEHVDSEYNSQRCSMCGEKGSRNGGRFTCKNDTCALKQDHSDRNASVNAAVRWIAKTETGDDSHSSADNYRPRKTPPQVRVRRVGSGRHTTTSCGGVDVNRPTSSHEIASQGVLHS
- a CDS encoding amphi-Trp domain-containing protein, with protein sequence MPEEVLFKSESNQSREEIASYLRKVADNLDSGNAISLKAGSESVTLNPPARPTFEVKAEREGPAGNMTERSIEFELEWDENDGEEGSGSGQLEIE
- a CDS encoding DUF5787 family protein — encoded protein: MSEFAFELELCAHLEAHREGLVARQLGASVAEPGGRILDTVCLEPGPNFADRLELTSASIPDAAIESNVGTGRARYWKDAFDCHPDHARRATDRACEIGFFERDRRKGREYVRQVARYPDWYDRLVGIENKPDLGRPGDLEAQLRTDVSLALVDEIVLATESYVTRAHLHRIPDEVGVWRVHRDATADDDLEIDIVREPTPLPVDESGIEPLEYQPGRTDIAVVSPEAKAQRRRRIAERAYGKGWRTYGFPDCGACRAADSIGSTLPYCERYDRVVDASTECGPSCPGYEPGEVLKVDLEDERDRRTPWVADPAGKRRQQSGLDQFG
- a CDS encoding M20 family metallopeptidase; the encoded protein is MTAIDDAIDPTETIDLLQELVRIESPYFEEDEIVDFVYEWLADNGLDPEYHPVSEPELTGYEGNNVIARLEGSDPDAPTLLLNAHVDTVQLVDGWDEDPLSGRLENGKCYGQGACDMKGGLAAAMVAFRALAEADVDLRGDVLFTAVVDEEGPYGLGTNQLLRDGLTDDCDAAIVTEPGPILAQSNLENPALLLGARGRFLYEITVHGRAAHGSKPETGTNAVVDAGKVATALSEMDVGSHPKLGAGSVCPLLIEGGSETLSVPDECRLLVDRHVVLGEGPEDVLEDARTVVDDLELDSEVEIGFRDAPASDVYCGPYLTDEDHPLVRSLEAGTESVTGTSPAIGYFSSIGDFNYLGHRADLPTVIIGPDGENIHGTGEFVYTDEVVDVARILVSSVAEFVGTA
- a CDS encoding MBL fold metallo-hydrolase, which encodes MRVTLLGTGDTTGTPTVGCDCDTCEMARERGVSRTRFSVHVENDRTGESLLIDFSPDFRAQFLRDDVALPDAAVVTHIHFDHLDGLGNVFRVFDSLSVYAADETDPKTGNSVAETVSNDYHYLDMLEVHPTTPLEPVRICGFDVTLVPVDHPPLVCYGVAVEDPKTGAKLSLSGDTSYDISDPSRAVLADPDLLLADAIVPAHLCEYHPLGGRHENEAGVPRTFGTKHMTREGALELADDLNAERTRLVHLAHYYPADEAFEEPLAVDGEQYDL
- the pstB gene encoding phosphate ABC transporter ATP-binding protein PstB, whose amino-acid sequence is MGTDAQHEPPQSSSSDSSDAGAQTDGRMVSESDDRSHSESVALESRDLDVYYGDDQALRSIDMKIPEGQVTALIGPSGCGKSTFLRSINRMNDLIDVARVDGDLYFQGKNVYDDDVDPVALRRKIGMVFQKPNPFPKSIRDNVAYGLRVQGKDDGDVDEKVRTALERAALLEEVEDQLDSSGLDLSGGQQQRLCIARAIAPDPEVILMDEPASALDPVATSKIEDLIEDLSKEYTVVIVTHNMQQAARISDKTAVFLTGGELVEFDDTNKIFENPEHDRVEDYITGKFG
- a CDS encoding phosphate uptake regulator PhoU, whose translation is METRKVQVTGGSTYTVSLPKTWALDNDVSSGTTVEIYSEDDMLFVTPQQDTTHQKGHLDVSTLEGEQLTRAVLTMYVSGFDIIELESSEISTAQRRSIRSAIQGLIGVEVVEEGTDSVVIQDLLDSSELSIVNAVTRMRLIATSMLEDAVRALVENDNEIAADVIDRDDDVDRLWLVVSRIFRATLRSPRAAEALGVSREDCFDYHSSARQLERVADHAVKISQLARKLGDVPEGVADALLELNADASAILEKSLDALFADDSDEAAQLGHDALESVLDIDEHTRTIDDMLRELDSVQAQSLGLILDSLSRSADYGGNIAETALQKAAPRP
- the phoU gene encoding phosphate signaling complex protein PhoU, yielding MSRTEFQHQLEQLRSDVYEMGTLVCRRLRQALEAFETNDDALAADVITGDEEINDRYLELEQACVELFALQQPVAGDLRFVASSFKILTDLERIGDLAVNLGEYTRQTEYRRYSDIDIAYIGDRTVEMIEDAMAAYERGDATSTHEIAAADDNIDTLCEGASELVVRDLLEIETGTEFTENTDALLEDVSRMLLTIRDIERVGDHAVNIAARTRYMVDHDDELIY